In Labeo rohita strain BAU-BD-2019 chromosome 16, IGBB_LRoh.1.0, whole genome shotgun sequence, one DNA window encodes the following:
- the trim71 gene encoding E3 ubiquitin-protein ligase TRIM71, whose product MCEVILWSSAQMASFPDSDLQTCPLCKELCGCSAPISSNSSTSSSSSQTSNSSSTSSTRRLHVLPCLHAFCRQCLEGHRSPGDPLKLRCPTCDQKVSLSESGVDALPSSNFLFSNLLDVVVSAEEQGKNGRSSSVVHHGGLLRPQHLSDPQCSSCDEGNPATSHCLDCQEYLCDNCVRAHQRVRLTKDHFIEGLMESLHLANRTNNSNTPINISQSFHNSFSMLNVFQERMDFCQQHDNVVLRFFCDSCAVPICRECSLGRHAGHSFTYLQEALQDSRALTIQLLADAQQGRQAVQLSIEKAQAIAEQVELKAKVVQSEVKTITLRHKKALEERECELLWKVEKIRQVKAKSLYLQVEKLHQNLTKLDSTIATVTQVLEEGRSIDVLLAREHMLNQLQELKSLRCILQPQEDDRIMFTPPDQALLIAIKSMGLISSGAFATASKAHGEGLKRALQGKLASFTVVGYDHDGEPRLSGGDSVSVVLMSPDGNLSSADVSDHQDGTYTVSYLPKGEGEHLLSVLVCNQHIEGSPFKVMVKSGRSYGGVGLPIATFGGEGDGDGQLCRPWGICVDKEGYVVVADRSNNRVQIFKPCGTFHHKFGTLGSRPGQFDRPAGVACDSQRRIIVADKDNHRIQIFTFDGQFLLKFGEKGTKNGQFNYPWDVAVNSEGKILVSDTRNHRVQLFGPDGTFLNKYGFEGALWKHFDSPRGVAFNQEGHLVVTDFNNHRLLVIRPDCQSARFLGSEGTGNGQFLRPQGVAVDQEDRIIVADSRNHRIQVFEPNGNFLCKFGTHGNGFGQMDRPSGIAVTPDGMIVAVDFGNNRILMF is encoded by the exons ATGTGTGAAGTTATTTTGTGGTCCTCTGCGCAAATGGCGTCTTTCCCAGACTCCGACCTGCAAACATGTCCGCTGTGCAAGGAGCTGTGCGGCTGCTCTGCTCCGATCTCCTCCAATTCATCTACCTCCTCCTCGTCCTCCCAGACCTCCAACTCCTCATCTACCTCATCCACCAGGAGGCTGCACGTCCTGCCCTGTCTCCACGCCTTTTGCAGGCAATGCCTGGAGGGCCACAGGAGCCCAGGTGACCCTCTGAAGCTCAGATGCCCCACATGCGACCAAAAAGTGTCTCTGTCGGAATCAGGCGTGGACGCGCTGCCTTCCTCCAACTTTCTCTTCAGCAACCTGCTGGATGTGGTGGTCTCTGCTGAGGAACAGGGCAAGAATGGTCGGTCTTCATCGGTGGTCCATCACGGTGGTCTTCTGAGACCCCAGCACCTCTCAGACCCTCAGTGCAGCTCTTGTGATGAGGGCAACCCCGCTACCTCCCACTGCCTGGACTGCCAGGAGTACCTGTGCGATAACTGCGTCAGAGCCCACCAGAGGGTCCGACTCACCAAAGACCACTTCATCGAGGGGCTGATGGAGAGCTTACACCTGGCCAACCGCACAAACAACTCCAACACCCCGATCAACATCTCCCAGTCCTTCCACAACAGCTTCTCTATGCTGAATGTTTTCCAGGAGAGGATGGACTTCTGCCAGCAGCACGATAACGTG GTGCTGCGGTTTTTCTGTGACAGCTGTGCCGTTCCGATTTGTAGAGAGTGCAGCTTGGGTAGACATGCGGGTCACAGTTTCACCTACCTGCAGGAAGCGCTGCAGGACTCCAGAGCATTGACCATCCAGCTGCTTGCAGACGCACAGCAGGGCAGACAGGCTGTACAG CTGAGCATCGAGAAAGCACAGGCCATTGCTGAACAGGTGGAGCTGAAGGCTAAGGTTGTGCAGTCAGAAGTAAAAACCATCACTCTCCGTCATAAGAAAGCTCTGGAGGAACGCGAGTGTGAGCTGCTCTGGAag GTGGAGAAGATTCGCCAGGTGAAGGCAAAATCACTTTACCTGCAGGTTGAGAAACTACACCAGAATCTTACCAAGCTGGATAGTACTATCGCCACAGTGACGCAGGTTCTAGAAGAGGGCCGTAGCATAGATGTCCTGCTAGCACGAGAGCACATGTTAAATCAGCTACAGGAGCTCAAATCCCTCCGCTGCATCCTACAGCCTCAAGAAGATGATCGCATCATGTTCACCCCTCCAGACCAGGCTCTTCTGATTGCCATCAAGTCCATGGGCCTCATCAGCAGCGGAGCCTTCGCCACAGCTTCCAAAGCTCACGGTGAAGGCCTCAAGAGAGCGCTTCAAGGAAAGCTAGCTTCCTTTACCGTCGTAGGGTACGATCATGACGGCGAGCCTCGGTTGTCCGGTGGAGACAGCGTCTCGGTTGTGCTCATGAGTCCTGATGGTAATCTATCCAGCGCAGATGTTTCCGACCACCAAGATGGAACGTACACAGTCAGCTATCTGCCCAAGGGCGAGGGAGAGCATTTGCTCTCGGTGCTTGTGTGCAATCAGCACATTGAGGGAAGTCCTTTTAAGGTGATGGTCAAATCCGGTCGGAGTTACGGCGGTGTAGGCTTGCCCATTGCTACTTTTGGCGGAGAGGGCGATGGGGATGGGCAGCTGTGTCGGCCTTGGGGCATCTGCGTGGATAAGGAGGGCTACGTGGTGGTCGCTGACCGAAGCAACAACCGTGTGCAGATCTTTAAGCCTTGTGGTACATTCCACCACAAGTTTGGCACTTTGGGCTCACGACCGGGCCAATTTGACCGCCCCGCTGGGGTCGCCTGTGACAGCCAGAGGAGAATCATCGTGGCAGATAAGGACAATCACCGCATCCAGATCTTCACCTTTGATGGGCAGTTTCTTCTCAAGTTTGGTGAGAAGGGAACCAAAAATGGGCAGTTCAACTACCCATGGGATGTGGCCGTCAACTCCGAAGGGAAGATCCTGGTTTCGGATACACGCAACCACCGCGTGCAACTCTTTGGACCTGACGGGACTTTCCTCAACAAGTACGGATTCGAAGGTGCCCTCTGGAAGCATTTCGACTCGCCTCGCGGCGTGGCCTTCAATCAGGAAGGCCACCTCGTCGTGACCGACTTCAACAATCATCGGCTGCTTGTCATCAGGCCCGACTGCCAGTCGGCACGCTTCCTCGGGTCTGAGGGAACCGGAAACGGGCAGTTCTTACGACCTCAAGGCGTAGCGGTAGATCAGGAAGACCGTATTATCGTGGCCGACTCCCGCAACCATCGAATTCAGGTGTTCGAACCCAACGGCAACTTCTTATGCAAGTTTGGGACACACGGTAATGGCTTCGGGCAAATGGATCGCCCTTCGGGTATAGCGGTTACCCCAGATG